A single region of the Myripristis murdjan chromosome 3, fMyrMur1.1, whole genome shotgun sequence genome encodes:
- the chrnb4 gene encoding neuronal acetylcholine receptor subunit beta-4, whose amino-acid sequence MTRALPILAYFFTVIHCSGSADSEERLMNWLLGKERYNKLIRPAINRTERVTVKLQVSLAQLISVNEREQIMTTNVWLTQHWVDYRLSWDPSAYEGIDKLRIPSRHIWLPDIVLYNNADGTYEVTVFTNAIVLFNGSIFWLPPAIYKSACKIEVKHFPFDQQNCTLKFRSWTYDHTEIDLVLKSEVASMDDFTPSGEWDILALPGRRTVNPLDPTYVDLTYDFIIKRKPLFYTINLIIPCVLITSLAILVFYLPSDCGEKMTLCISVLLALTVFLLLISKIVPPTSLDVPLIGKYLMFTMVLVTFSIITSVCVLNVHHRSPSTHTMPSWVKLIFLVKLPALLFMRRPHNSSARQRLRQQRCLRARRAILGLSYPVPSKTGTNMSSSALLSSDSTFSTPGHFCNKNVAAPPGYSYTNRKGDIRSTEYLPSSFTSTQDLRQRSSSDWAADVKEAVDGVRFVADHMMGDDDDQSVIEDWKYVAMVVDRMFLWIFVIVCVVGTLGLFLQPLFQSQIIPNQQPSSETPRI is encoded by the exons ATGACTCGGGCTCTCCCCATCCTCGCCTACTTTTTCACTGTGATTCATT GTAGTGGCTCTGCTGACTCTGAGGAGCGTCTCATGAACTGGCTGTTGGGAAAGGAGCGCTACAACAAGTTGATCCGCCCTGCTATcaacaggacagagagagtCACAGTCAAACTGCAAGTGTCTCTGGCACAGCTCATCAGTGTG AATGAAAGAGAACAGATTATGACCACTAATGTCTGGCTCACTCAG cATTGGGTGGATTACAGGTTATCATGGGACCCCTCAGCATATGAAGGTATTGACAAGCTACGCATTCCCTCAAGACACATTTGGCTTCCTGATATTGTGCTGTACAACAA TGCGGATGGCACCTATGAGGTTACAGTCTTCACCAATGCCATTGTCCTTTTCAATGGCAGCATCTTCTGGCTCCCACCAGCCATCTACAAGAGCGCTTGTAAAATCGAAGTCAAGCACTTTCCCTTTGACCAGCAGAATTGCACCCTCAAGTTCCGATCTTGGACATACGACCACACAGAGATCGACCTGGTCCTGAAGTCAGAAGTAGCCAGCATGGATGATTTCACTCCCAGCGGGGAATGGGACATCTTGGCGCTGCCTGGCAGGCGGACGGTCAATCCTCTGGATCCCACCTATGTGGACCTTACCTATGACTTCATCATCAAGAGAAAGCCACTCTTCTATACCATCAACCTTATCATTCCCTGTGTGTTAATTACTTCCCTGGCCATCCTGGTCTTCTACTTGCCTTCAGACTGCGGGGAGAAGATGACCCTTTGTATCTCCGTCCTCCTGGCTCTCACTGTGTTCCTGCTTCTAATCTCAAAGATTGTTCCTCCAACCTCACTGGATGTTCCCTTGATTGGCAAGTACCTGATGTTCACCATGGTGCTGGTAACCTTCTCCATTatcaccagtgtgtgtgtgctgaatgtcCACCATCGCTCTCCCAGCACCCACACCATGCCATCCTGGGTCAAGTTGATATTTCTTGTCAAACTGCCTGCCTTGCTCTTCATGAGGCGCCCTCACAATAGCTCTGCACGCCAGAGGCTTCGTCAGCAGCGGTGCCTTCGAGCCAGGAGGGCAATTCTGGGCCTGAGTTACCCAGTTCCATCTAAAACAGGCACCAACATGTCTTCCTCCGCCCTGCTGTCTTCCGACTCTACCTTCTCCACCCCAGGACACTTTTGCAACAAGAATGTTGCTGCTCCACCAGGATACAGCTACACCAACAGAAAAGGGGATATACGTTCCACTGAGTACCTTCCCAGCAGTTTCACGTCCACCCAGGACCTCAGGCAGAGAAGCAGCTCAGATTGGGCTGCAGATGTAAAGGAGGCAGTGGATGGAGTGCGCTTTGTGGCTGACCATATGATGGGAGATGATGACGATCAAAGT GTGATTGAGGACTGGAAGTATGTGGCCATGGTGGTGGACCGTATGTTCCTGTGGATCTTTGTGATAGTGTGTGTGGTGGGCACGCTGGGCCTGTTCCTCCAGCCTCTCTTCCAGAGCCAGATCATCCCCAACCAGCAACCCAGCTCAGAGACTCCTCGCATCTGA